In Carya illinoinensis cultivar Pawnee chromosome 6, C.illinoinensisPawnee_v1, whole genome shotgun sequence, a single genomic region encodes these proteins:
- the LOC122313749 gene encoding endoplasmic reticulum metallopeptidase 1-like: MAWRLSTADVRGFKFLISLAVMYGLMAMLAYSVLHMKFIRPLGIQAPLDRFSEARALEHVRILSKEIDGRQEGRPGLREAARYIKGQLERTKERAGSHSRVDVEESIVNGSFKMIFLGHSITMAYRNHTNIVMRISSTDSKDTDPSLLLNGHFDSPVGSPGAGDCGSCVASMLEVARLTVDSGWVPPRPIIFLFNGAEELFMLGSHGFMKTHKWHDTVGAFINVEASGTGGLDLVCQSGPGSWPSQVYAQSAVYPMGHSAAQDVFPVIPGDTDYRIFSQDFGNIPGLDIIFLLGGYFYHTSYDTMERLLPGSIQARGENLFSLMKAFTNSSKLRNPHDRELLVATDADEQSVFFDYLTWFMIFYSRRVAVVLHSIPIAIFLIVPFIWCLLYSGLHSWFAVICDFTRGMLFHFAGLILAIIVPILFSILRLLFSSQPMSWFAHPYLAFMMFVPCSLAGLLIPRFVWSNVPLFQGISLLKTSREVLSDEARFWGAFGFYAILTSAYLLAGLCGGFLPFFVSASMLAAWASFCLSKSYSRQPFRSTVFYMIPLIPFLTYSVYFAGFLAQFLIERMGMMGAVPPPFGYFLPDIIVAALIGVATGFCMGPLIPICGHWLARSSIFQFLLHLSVLALAVSSQFFPYSKDAPKRVIFQHTFLTADGNQVLDCTYDFSVLDSNSLAFVFNNAPEVANELHIGSEFSFETATLPHRETWMALFPLSFLFSRSLKLPTKSDDVLKQYSYFPHLSIHKPHTISSEGSRRVYLKLSLGSLEEVWVAVLNITGPLSSWSFADNILPAPETVDGGPPSYICRLSGASHENWTFWLEASSSEDLRVEVAVLDQKLVDAAKKLKSLFPDWVDVTAYSSFMSSYIF, encoded by the exons atggcTTGGAGGTTGAGCACAGCGGATGTACGCGGGTTCAAATTCTTGATCTCTTTGGCGGTTATGTATGGCCTCATGGCGATGCTCGCCTACTCCGTCCTCCATATGAAGTTCATTAGGCCGCTCGGCATCCAGGCGCCTCTCGATCGCTTCTCTGAGGCGAGGGCGCTCGAACACGTCCGAATTTTGTCCAAAGAAATCGATGGCCGTCAA GAGGGGCGTCCTGGCTTGCGAGAAGCTGCTCGTTATATCAAAGGCCAACTGGAAAGGACGAAGGAGCGGGCTGGGTCCCATAGTAG AGTAGATGTCGAGGAGAGCATTGTTAATGGCTCCTTCAAAATGATATTCTTAGGCCACAGCATAACTATGGCGTATAGAAACCACACAAATATTGTAATGAG GATATCATCCACTGACTCAAAAGATACTGACCCATCACTTTTACTGAACGGCCATTTTGATAGTCCGGTTGGTTCCCCAGGTGCTGGTGACTGTGGTTCGTGTGTTG CATCAATGCTGGAAGTAGCAAGACTCACTGTAGATTCTGGCTGGGTTCCTCCTCGacctattatttttcttttcaatggtGCAGAAGAGCTATTTATGTTG GGTTCACACGGTTTCATGAAGACACATAAATGGCATGATACGGTTGGAGCTTTCATAAATGTTGAAGCATCTGGTACCGGAGGTCTAG ACTTAGTTTGCCAGTCTGGACCTGGTTCGTGGCCTTCTCAAGTCTATGCCCAATCAGCAGTATACCCAATGGGACATAGTGCTGCTCAG GATGTTTTTCCTGTTATTCCAGGAGACACAGATTATCGAATATTTTCCCAAGATTTTGGAAATATTCCTGGGCTGGATATTATCTTTCTCCTTGGTGGTTATTTTTATCATACCTCCTACGATACAATGGAGAGACTATT ACCTGGAAGCATCCAAGCACGCGGAGAAAATTTATTCAGCCTAATGAAGGCCTTCACCAATTCTTCTAAGCTACGAAACCCCCACGATAGAGAACTTCTGGTTGCTACTGATGCAGATGAACAGTCTGTTTTCTTTGATTACTTAACATGGTTCATG ATATTCTATTCAAGAAGGGTAGCTGTGGTACTTCATAGTATTCCTATCGCCATCTTCCTTATTGTGCCATTCATTTGGTGTTTACTGTATTCTGGGTTGCATTCTTGGTTTGCAGTCATCTGTGATTTTACAAGAG GAATGCTATTCCATTTTGCTGGGCTTATTCTTGCAATTATTGttccaattttattttccatccTAAGGTTGCTGTTCTCTAGTCAACCAATGAGCTG GTTTGCTCATCCATACTTGGCTTTCATGATGTTTGTCCCTTGTTCACTTGCTGGTCTGTTAATTCCAAGATTTGTTTGGAGTAACGTACCTCTCTTTCAAGGCATTTCACTTCTTAAGACATCTAGAGAG GTGTTATCTGATGAAGCAAGATTTTGGGGAGCATTTGGGTTTTACGCCATATTAACTTCG GCTTATCTTTTAGCTGGTCTGTGTGGAGGCTTCTTGCCTTTTTTTGTGTCCGCTTCTATGCTTGCTGCTTGGGCTTCCTTTTGCTTGTCAAAATCTTATAGTCGTCAACCATTCAG GTCAACAGTGTTTTACATGATACCTCTGATTCCATTCCTTACATACTCTGTTTACTTTGCGGGTTTTCTTGCTCAATTTTTGATTGAGAGGATGGGCATGATGGGTGCTGTTCCTCCCCCTTTTG GATATTTTCTTCCAGATATAATAGTGGCAGCATTAATTGGAGTTGCAACTGGTTTCTGTATGGGCCCCCTAATACCTATATGCGGTCATTGGTTAGCAAGGTcatcaatttttcaatttttgctgCATCTTAGTGTGCTTGCCTTGGCTGTGTCATCGCAATTCTTTCCATACAGCAAGGATGCACCTAAGAGGGTTATCTTTCAGCATACCTTCCTTACTGCAG ATGGAAATCAGGTTCTGGACTGCACTTACGATTTTTCTGTACTGGATTCGAATTCTTTAGCTTTTGTTTTCAACAATGCACCCGAAGTGGCAAATGAATTGCACATTGGTTCGgagttttcttttgaaactgCAACATTGCCTCACCGGGAGACTTGGATG GCACTATTTccactttcttttttgttctcaaGAAGCTTGAAGCTTCCTACAAAAAGTGACGATGTCCTGAAGCAGTATTCATACTTCCCCCATTTGTCTATTCATAAGCCACATACAATATCTAGCGAAGGATCTCGAAGGGTTTACTTGAAACTTTCTTTAGG TTCCTTAGAGGAGGTTTGGGTTGCAGTCCTCAACATTACTGGTCCTCTATCCAGTTGGTCATTTGCAGATAACATTCTTCCAG CTCCTGAAACAGTCGACGGTGGTCCACCTTCATATATATGTCGACTTAGCGGAGCCAGCCACGAGAATTGGACCTTTTGGTTAGAG GCTAGCAGTTCTGAGGATTTAAGGGTGGAAGTTGCTGTATTAGACCAAAAATTAGTTGATGCAGCAAAGAAGTTGAAAAGCCTTTTTCCGGACTGGGTGGATGTTACGGCTTATTCTAGCTTTATGTCCAGTTATATCTTTTAG